One window from the genome of Penaeus monodon isolate SGIC_2016 chromosome 4, NSTDA_Pmon_1, whole genome shotgun sequence encodes:
- the LOC119572342 gene encoding LOW QUALITY PROTEIN: uncharacterized protein LOC119572342 (The sequence of the model RefSeq protein was modified relative to this genomic sequence to represent the inferred CDS: deleted 2 bases in 1 codon), translated as MAALFQVLAVALLLAYASSQLYREPELWQDAYVSEISDQSDADVLDDPDILALLAAEDEEDEDDSEDEDDDPLEHFVDVLRKLKHEEGIDEDVISLLLSELETRTRTGSEQKAREEMKQKRRAGKGNESEGSARELRREKRSPARRSSSRSSSSRSRGSGWFGRRSSSSSSSSSSSSSKRSSSRSSGGWFRRSSSSGSSSRSGSSSSSSSVSSSSSSGSSSSTGTSSTGGGSYGWNTGNNRGTATGATGAGVATGVSTGTSGTRPGYPTQPGYPSQPYNPNPGYPSGTVPHSGYPTGSQPASGYPTGTNPVSGGTRPGTGYPAGPQPAPGYPTGTQPGSGYPGNTRPVAGYPSGNQPVPGYPTGTQPGSGYPGNTRPVAGYPSGPQPVPGYPGSTRPFGGYPGYPGSTGFSTGYGYGGYPATGYSAGGYSSGGYATGFPAAGYAAGGFAGYPAGGFPMPKRKKSKKEKVKEVVNKAVTGYLAHKAAKKNKFLNPSHIHGFGHGRGGGFHGMGGKLGAGALGGLAVGKTAKTLLGAYMKMKIAKYALKFGAEAAKAYFHYKLHRDLDDYTINKFIHRYHQQRVSRFGRRRYHNNHREKPDSDEAAANITLGEFCYRPCMPNDTRICQFTFEVHLYQTLSRACYNCPSNATDCDRPECVAGDGTRRMVTAVNKGIPGPSIQVCVGDKVLVDVLNDMPSTAVTLHWHGLTMGPSFAVPRAEKTPFMDGTPGITQCPVGPSSGFRYSFIASNPGTHFWHAQTGLERGDGVFGPLIVHQSHENDPYQKLAQHIMTINDWFHSSTQSKYVLRQHSNQEAKPQSILINGRGPQKHDADEVARVPYSKFIVANDTRYRMRVINAAVTNCPVTVTVDSHDFVLLAADGSLVSPMNTTSLLIYPGERYDVLIAAEQQPSPDGAVFWVRVQGGNDCGHLQQYAILQYLPTNFSFAEAPPTIPPQTTPTPKTPPTPGSQDFSGACGTEGQRCVTGLRSPTDLPASLQVTRANTTLYLAFSSKQIHNEYFYSIFLYDIYEETDPSKRLATPQINHLSFRAPPIPLLVNHRPLRSENCSSDGVRQGHCTADFCECLHVLQAPIGAVVDLVLIGEGPANGTSQAVHLHGFKFWVLSQVAAEDVPTPTMTTTTTTTTTTTTTTTTTTTTTTTTPSPNDESEDSVDIPPVGDEYLSQDKVMQLDAEGKLKRYVLDPVAKDTVTIPPGGYTIVRIVAENPGFWMLESQVLFNAMAGQSLILQVGNTEDFPKPPKDFPSC; from the exons CAGCTTTATCGAG AACCAGAGCTCTGGCAAGACGCTTATGTCAGCGAGATCAGTGACCAGAGCGACGCCGACGTTCTCGACGACCCAGACATTCTGGCCTTGCTGGCAGCTGAAGacgaggaagacgaagacgacaGTGAGGATGAGGACGACGACCCTCTGGAGCATTTTGTCGACGTCTTGAGGAAACTGAAGCATGAGGAGGGGATTGACGAAGACGTGATCTCGCTCCTGCTTTCGGAACTCGAGACGAGGACGAGGACAGGAAGTgaacagaaagcgagagaagaaatgaagcagAAGCGGAGAGCAGGAAAGGGAAACGAAAGCGAAGGCAGCGCACGCGAgctaaggagggagaagaggtccCCTGCGAGAAGAAGCTCGAGTAGATCGTCTTCCTCTCGATCGAGAGGAAGTGGGTGGTTCGGCAGGAGGTCCAGCAGTTCGTCGTcgtccagcagcagcagcagcagc aagCGGAGCAGCAGCAGAAGTTCTGGCGGATGGTTCAGAAGAAGCAGCTCTTctggtagtagtagcagaagtggaagtagcagcagtagcagcagtgttagcagcagtagcagcagtggaAGTAGCAGTAGCACTGGTACAAGCAGCACCGGAGGAGGCTCATATGGATGGAACACTGGAAACAACCGAGGCACTGCCACGGGTGCAACAGGAGCTGGGGTTGCAACAGGTGTCTCCACTGGCACTTCGGGTACAAGGCCTGGCTACCCCACGCAGCCAGGATACCCCTCGCAACCTTACAATCCTAATCCAGGCTATCCAAGCGGCACAGTCCCTCATAGTGGCTACCCAACGGGATCCCAACCTGCCTCTGGATATCCAACTGGAACAAATCCCGTTTCTGGAGGTACGAGGCCTGGCACAGGATACCCTGCTGGGCCTCAGCCCGCGCCGGGATATCCGACTGGGACACAACCGGGCTCTGGGTACCCTGGAAACACGCGACCTGTTGCAGGATACCCATCCGGTAATCAGCCCGTGCCCGGATACCCAACTGGAACACAGCCTGGTTCTGGGTACCCTGGAAACACGCGACCTGTTGCAGGATACCCATCTGGCCCTCAGCCCGTGCCAGGATATCCAGGAAGTACTCGGCCGTTCGGAGGCTACCCGGGCTATCCAGGCAGCACAGGCTTTTCCACTGGGTATGGGTACGGAGGATATCCTGCAACAGGCTATTCCGCGGGAGGCTACTCCTCAGGGGGATACGCCACCGGGTTCCCCGCCGCCGGCTATGCAGCGGGGGGATTCGCCGGCTATCCCGCAGGAGGGTTCCCGATGCCCAAGAGGAAGAAgtcgaagaaggagaaggtgaaggaggtggTGAACAAGGCCGTCACCGGCTACCTCGCGCACAAGGCCGCCAAGAAGAACAAGTTCCTCAACCCTTCGCACATCCACGGCTTCGGCCACGGGCGCGGCGGAGGCTTCCACGGGATGGGCGGCAAGCTCGGCGCGGGCGCCTTGGGTGGGCTCGCCGTCGGCAAGACCGCCAAGACGCTCCTGGGCGCCTACATGAAGATGAAGATCGCCAAGTACGCCCTCAAGTTCGGAGCCGAGGCCGCCAAGGCTTACTTCCACTACAAGCTCCACAGGGATCTCGACGACTACACCATCAACAAGTTCATCCACAGGTACCACCAGCAGCGCGTCAGCAGGTTCGGCCGACGCCGCTACCACAACAACCACCGCGAGAAGCCCGACTCCGACGAGGCGGCCGCCAACATCACGCTGG GTGAATTCTGTTACCGACCTTGCATGCCCAACGACACTCGCATTTGCCAGTTCACATTTGAGGTTCATCTCTACCAGACCTTATCTAG GGCGTGCTACAACTGTCCCAGCAACGCCACCGACTGCGACAGACCCGAGTGTGTGGCCGGGGACGGGACGCGCAGGATGGTCACGGCGGTGAACAAGGGCATTCCAGGACCGTCTATTCAG GTGTGCGTCGGCGACAAGGTTCTCGTGGACGTCCTGAACGACATGCCGTCCACAGCCGTCACTCTCCACTGGCACGGTCTAACGATGGGCCCCTCCTTCGCCGTGCCCCGAGCCGAGAAGACGCCCTTCATGGACGGCACTCCGGGCATCACGCAGTGCCCAGTGGGTCCCTCGTCCGGGTTCAGGTACTCCTTCATTGCTTCCAATCCCGGCACTCACTTCTGGCACGCGCAGACAG GTCTTGAACGCGGCGACGGTGTGTTCGGCCCACTCATTGTGCACCAGTCACATGAAAATGATCCTTACCAGAAATTGGCACAACATATTATGACG ATCAATGACTGGTTCCACTCCTCGACGCAGTCTAAGTATGTCCTCCGTCAGCACAGCAACCAGGAGGCCAAACCCCAGTCCATCCTGATCAACGGCCGGGGTCCCCAGAAG CACGACGCGGATGAAGTCGCTCGAGTTCCATACTCAAAATTCATTGTGGCTAATG acaCCCGCTACCGCATGCGGGTCATCAACGCTGCGGTGACCAACTGCCCTGTGACTGTGACGGTGGACAGCCACGACTTCGTTCTCCTCGCGGCAGATGGCAGCCTTGTGTCGCCCATGAACACCACCTCGCTCCTCATCTATCCAG gaGAGAGATACGACGTGCTGATCGCTGCGGAGCAACAGCCATCTCCTGACGGCGCTGTCTTCTGGGTGCGCGTGCAGGGAGGGAACGACTGTGGCCACCTTCAGCAGTACGCAATTCTCCAGTACCTACCCACCAACTTCTCCTTTGCCGAAGCTCCGCCCACCATCCCTCCGCAGACCACGCCCActcccaaaacaccaccaacGCCAGGATCG CAAGACTTCAGCGGGGCATGTGGCACCGAAGGGCAGCGTTGCGTCACAGGTCTGAGGTCACCTACGGATCTGCCCGCCTCCCTTCAGGTCACCAGAGCAAATACTACTCTCTACCTCGCCTTCTCGTCCAAACAAATTCACAACGAGTATTTCTActccatttttctctatgatatcTATGAAG AGACCGACCCTTCGAAGAGACTGGCAACGCCCCAGATCAACCACCTGAGCTTCCGCGCTCCGCCCATCCCCCTCCTGGTCAACCACCGCCCACTCAGGTCCGAGAACTGCAGCAGCGACGGCGTGAGGCAAGGGCACTGCACCGCCGACTTCTGCGAGTGCCTCCACGTCCTGCAAGCTCCGATTGGGGCCGTCGTGGACCTCGTGCTCATCGGAGAGG GACCCGCCAATGGGACTTCCCAGGCGGTGCATCTCCACGGCTTCAAGTTCTGGGTCCTGTCTCAGGTGGCGGCCGAAGACGTGCCCACGCCCACCATGACGACCACGACCACCACAAcgaccaccacaacaaccacgaCCACCACAACGACCACGACCACCACAACGACCCCATCCCCCAACGACGAATCAGAGGACAGCGTGGACATTCCTCCTGTAGGCGACGAGTACCTCTCACAGGATAAGGTGATGCAACTGGACGCGGAGGGGAAGCTGAAGCGGTACGTGTTGGACCCCGTGGCCAAGGATACCGTCACTATCCCGCCAGGAGGGTACACCATTGTCAGGATCGTCGCCGAGAATCCCG GATTCTGGATGCTAGAGAGTCAGGTCCTCTTCAATGCAATGGCGGGCCAGAGCCTCATCTTGCAAGTCGGCAACACTGAAGATTTCCCTAAACCACCAAAAGACTTCCCCTCGTGTTAA